Below is a window of Acidobacteriota bacterium DNA.
TGCGCGAGTTTGGCCCGCTCCTGGACGAAGCCAACCGTTTCCAGGATTTCAACGCACTCATGGATTCGGGAATCATTCCGCGTGTCCGCGCATTGAAAGCCTCGCTGGGAGACTCGTTTTATCATCCCGGAGTGCTGGCTACCCTGGCTCCCTATAACGCCGCGTTTGGGCAACGGTTCGATGAACTGTTCGCTGCAGCGACTACCGAAATCAAGGACTTTGCGAACCGCCTGGAAGAACTCGGCGGCAACATCCTGAGCACCGTCGATGGCGTGGAAGTCACGGTCGAACACGTGGCCGCCCTTAACGAGGGCGAACTGCTGAAGGGCGATTACGCGACTGCCCTCGAAAAATTCGGGCGCGTGTCCAAACTGAAAAAGGAATTAGAGCGCCGGCCTCCGTTACGGCGTGCCCCGCAGCCGGCGACCGCAGCACATTCGGTAGGTAGTGGCGGTGCGGCAGCAGCGCCTGCTCGCGCCCCGAAGTTCGTTCCATCCGCGATCACGCCGCAGGCGCTTTCCATTGAGGAAGCCAAGCTGCGCCGGGTGGAGGAATCGATTCGCGTTTTTGTGCGGGTTGCCGATCCCAAATTTCGCCAGATCGTCCCCATGCGCTATTTCAACCTCATGCTCAGTCCCTCCGAAGTCGAGGCGTACACCGCCGACTATCTGGAGGAGGCAAGTCCGCGCGCCGGGATTGGCCGGATGCTGCTGCGCGTCGTGGCCGTGATTGCGCGCATCACCACTGAACTGGAAGAACTCAAGCGCTCGCAAAATTCCCCTTCCGTCTGGAAGTTACATGCCGACTCGCTGGTAGTATTGTTGGACTTGGCACGGCGGCTTTCTGGAGCTGTCGAGCAACTTGCTCTGGAAATCGGCCAGCAACCGGACACGAATTCCCGTAGTGAAGGGCTCCGCGATACACTGGGAAAGCTTCAGGAAAGAACGGGCCAGGTCGTAAAAATCCTCGCGCAGGCCTAGCCGTTTGCGCCACAACGTGAGTGCGTGGATGATCGATCCACCGTCACGGACCGGCAGTAATGACACCGACACTCATCTGGATTGACGAACCGGGCAACGAAGCATGGGCTTGCTCAGGCTGTCGTTGGAGATATCCTGTTCCGACATTTCTGAGCGACCCGGAAGCGAAACGAGCCTACGACCGCTTAGCCACCGCCAAGTTCAGTGAGCACGTGTGCGAACTGCCCGCCCCGCAACGGGAGATTGAAGACACCTCGACCGAACCGACCTTCACGAAGCGTGTGATGAAACTACTGAAGGTCGGCTACAAGCCCAAAGACGCTGTCGATATCGCACTTGATGAGATTGCGCTCGAACACAGAAACGATCCCGATGTGATGACGCAGGCGCACGCCGATGCGAAGGACTTTCTGCAGAGAGTAAAAGAAGGACGGATCTAGCTACGGAGTCTGAACTTTGGCAGCGACTTCAGGCCCCATCTGAGGAAATCGTCCACTATAAAAGGGACGAGCCTGATGGCCCGTCCCTTATTCAAAACAAGCCCGCGAATTCTAGTGAATGTCGAACTGCTCCTGATGCAGCGCTGGATCCGATTTGATGATGATCGTTTTCTTGATCATCTCTTCCATTTCGTTCAGCAAGCGAGCGTTGTTGGCCTTGAGCGACTTTGCGACTTCTGGATTCACTCGCAGCATGGCATCCGTATGCTCGATCTGTTTCGAAATCTTCCGCATTTCGACGTAGATTTCGTTACAGACGGTGTTCACCGACTTCACGTACCCGGTGGCCTGGCAATAAGGGCAGGAGGTCCCGATGGTACGTTCCAGCGATTGCTTGACGCGTTTACGGGTAATCGCAACTAGGCCGAAGTCATTAAACTGGAGGACTTTTGAGGGCGCGCGATCGGCACGGAGCGCTTCTTCCAGAGCCTGCATGACTTTCTGCCGGTTGCGGCGTTCATCCATATCGATGAAATCGATGATGATGATACCGCCCAGATCGCGCAGACGAACCTGACGCACGATCTCCTTGATCGCGTCCACGTTCGTTTTGACGATGGTGTCTTCCAGGCGAGACGTCTTGCCGACGTATTTGCCGGTGTTGACGTCGATGGCGACCAGCGCTTCGGTCTGGTTGATGACGATGTATCCGCCACTCTTCAGCCAGACTTTCGACTTCAGGGCTTTGTTGATTTCTTCATTCAGCCCGAATTGTTCGTAGAGCGGCGTTTCCTTCGTATACAGCTTGACTCGCTTCACGAGTGCCGGCTGAAAACGGTTTGCGAAACGCAGGATGCGTTCGTATTCGCTTTCGGTGTCGACCCAAATGACTGAGAAATCGGACGTCACCTGATCGCGCAGCACACGTTCCACAACGTTCAGATCGTGGTAAATCAACGCCGGCGACTTCCCGCTATCGGACCGCGACTTGATCTCGTTCCATAGATTCTTCAGGAACCGGATGTCGGCGCGAAGTTCCTCGTCCGAGGCTCCCTGCGCCGCGGTGCGGACAATGAAGCCGCCGTGACCGTTTTCGCGTTCACTCTGGATGATGCGCTTGAGGCGCAGCCGCTCTTCTTCCGACGCGATCTTGCGAGACACTCCCGTATGGTTCACGGTGGGCATGAACACCAGGAAGCGTCCCGGCAAGGCGATGTGACTGGTGATTCGAGCGCCCTTCTTGCCAATCGGTTCCTTGGCAATCTGGACCAGAATCTCCTGGCCTTCCTTGAGCAGTTCGCTGATCTGCGGAACGACTGTATTTTCGCGACGCTTAAAACGACGCCCGCCGCGCCGTCCACGATGTCGATCAAAGGCCGGTGCGGGACGCTGTGCTCGTTGCAATCTCGCTTCGCCCGGTGATGTGCGCACTTCTGCGCTGGCGTCCAAAGTGCCGGCGCCAATGGCTTCCGCTTCCAGCAACGCTTCGGCTTCTTCTTGCGCTTCTTCGAGTTCGAGTTCTTCGGCTTCGATCTCCGATTCTTCGACGGCGGCTTCCGGATGCTCCGAGCCTGCTTCATGAACTTCCTGAGCGGCGCCTTCCGCAACCGGCTGGGCGCCTAATTCGTGCTCTTCATGAAATTCCTCATGCTCATCGTGCTCGCGATCTTGATGCTCCGTGGAGACATGCTGCTGTTCCCCTGCGGAAATATGTGTGTCTCCGGCGGCTCGAGTTTCTTCTTCCAGTTCTTCGAATGCGGCATCGTCTTCGAGCTCTTCGGCGTAAGCGTCGAGATCGGCTTCTTCCTCTTCGATTTCCTGCTCTTCCATGTGTCCAACAGGAATTTCGACAATGGAGCGGAAGTGCTCCTCATGAGCAATGTCCGGAAGCGAGGCCGAAGCAACTTCACGGGGCTCGAAAACTTCGGAAGGTGCGCTCGAAACCGTCTCCTGCACATCTTCATAGGTTTCGGTGGGCGCAACGTGCTCGTGTTGCTCATGGAGGGGTTCGACGGCCGCGAATATCGGCTCGTCGTCAGGGAAGTTCCCTGCTACAGACGTTGGCACCGGACGTTCCTGCACCGGCGCTTCCGCTCGAGGGGATGCCGCTTGCGGTTGTTGGCGATATTTCGAGATCGACTCGCCAGGAAGGATGATCGGCTGATATCCGGCGGGCGGACCGTAATCATAGTCGCGTCCTACGCGCGATTCTGGAACGGCAGGGCGCGACGGGCGAGCTTCAACGGGAGCACGATCCCGTTCCGGTGCTCGTTCGGCTCGCGGTTCGGTGCGCTCCCCACGATCACGCTCGCCAGTACGTCCACGACGACGACGGCGACCGCGGAAACCACGAGGCTCACGTGCTCCGTTGGTCCCATTTGAGCTTTCCAGCGACTCATCCTGCGCGCCACCTTCGGCGGGCTCGCTGGCAACCTGGCTGGATGAATTAAACGAGCGAGTTTCGCCCGACGGCGACGCTTGCTCCGAGTTCCTGGGCGGACGTCCCTCCCCGGCCGGACGACCGGCGGGAATGGGCTCATCCAGATCTTCGTCCTGCTGCTCCAGATCCATGAAATCGGAAACGTACAGGAATGCATCGCGTTCCAGTCCTATGTCGACAAAGGCGGATTGCATGCCAGGCAGCACGCGGGTCACACGGCCCTTGTAGATGGAACCGGCTAAGGTGTATTCGTTCTCAAGTTCGAGGTAAACTTCGGCGAGTAAATCGTCTTCCACAATGCCCACTTTGGTTTCGTGGGGTGTGGAAGTTACATACAATTCTTTGTTCATGCATACTCCGGTTTTTCTTCACCGGAGCAAAGAGATGGTAAGCGGAAGGATTGAGGAGTTCAGCGCGGTTTCTGGCACACATCTGGGAAGTTCCGGAATCAGTTCCGGAGCCCACACCATCGTGAAAATTCAGAACTCGTCTGTACTGATCGCATCTTGTACTTCGTCAGGTTGTGACCGCTCTCTCAGATTTCTGAGGGGGCCGTTACCCAAGCCTGACGGATTCAATCCTGTCCGGCTCTCTTCGCCGGTGAATTGCCCTCCTTTTTCGCGAGGGCGTTCGTAATTGCGTAATCTTGTTCGTGGCACCGTTCTCAAGGGCGCCAGATATTGCCTTCCGTCTTAGTTCACGAAGCGGCGCATCCGGACATTCATCACCATCCCCAGCGCCAGAAACATAAACAAGACAGAAGATCCGCCGTAACTCATGAGCGGCAGGGGTATTCCGGTGACTGGCATAAAGCCAACCACCATGCCCACGTTGACCAGGATGTGAAAGCTAAGCACAGCCACCACTCCCATAACCAGGAAAGCTCCGGCGCGGTCGGGCGCCGTTTGAGCGTTCTGGGTCAAACGCATCAGCACTATGAAGTATAACAGCAGCACCCCCAGAGCTCCTACAAACCCGTGTTCTTCCGCAAATGCCGCAAAAATGAAGTCCGTTTGCGGCACCGGCAGGAAAGCCAGGTGGGTTTGCGATCCCTGGCTGCTACCCCAGATCCCACCCGATCCGACCGCGATCAGGGACTGGTTCACCTGGTATCCGGAGCCTTGACGGTCCGCATCCGGATTCAGAAAACTGGTAAGACGCTCTTTCTGGTAAGGCTTCAGGACGTGTACCCGGTCCGAGAAAAATACAGCGCCGATTAGGACAGCCCCGATCAAGACCACTGGTAATGCCTGTCCGAGCCTCAGTCCGCCCAAAAACAATGCCATGACAGCAATGGGGATAAATGTCAGCGCGGTTCCGAGATCAGGCTGGGCGAGCACCATCAGCATCGGAAAGCCAACAATCAGCCCTGCCTTGATGAAATCTGACCAGGCAAGTTCCCGTTGTTGCAGATCGGAAAAGTACTTGGCGACGGCCAGAATCAGGATCAGCTTTACCCATTCGGAAGGCTGGAAATGCACGTTGCCGGGGAGTTTGATCCAGCGTCGCGCGCCCAGATATTTCTGCCCAAAGAGGAGGACCGAAATCAGCGACGCCAGCGCAGCAATGTAAATCCAGTGGATTCTTTCGAGCAGCGCCTGGTAGTTGATTAGGCTGACCAAAAACATCGCGCCCACACCGGCAACCACCCAATAGATTTGCCGGATGTGCGCACCCGCAAACTTGGTATGTTCCGTGGCGCTGTGGATTTGAAGCACGCCGAGTGCGCAGATGATGAGCACGAAGGTCATCAGCACCCAGTCGAAATCCCGGTAGGAGACGTAACGCGACATGAGTTCAGTCGCTCCGAGACTTCATTGGCAATTCTGGGTTGGACATGCGGGACTGAGCGGATCGTCACCCTGGAGAAGGACCCAGGTGGTCACGCCGCCTACGATAGCGATGCCGGTATAGAGAGCCGCGCTGGAACTTAGGATTCCGCCGCCCGCTGCAGTTGCCGCACCCGGCCCGCGGTGTTTCCGCTTCTTCTTTTTCTCGGGATTGGAGGTATCGTCGCGAGTAGTCTGCTGTCCCTGTTGGATGGTGGTCGTACCCGACTGATCCTGAACCGTCAGATCACCTTTGCTAGCCACGATCTGGACCTGCCCATCGACGTCGGCAACCTGGAACTCAGTCCACGAATTGCCGGCAGGCTTGATGGTGACTTCGCCGGCATGCGTCGCCAAACCTTGCGCCGTGCTGACACGGACCGCACCATGTTCCACTTCAACGGCTGATCCCTGGAACTTAACAAGGGAGTCTGCAAGCACCATCACGCTGGAACCGCTGGCGTTCAGGTTAGCCGTGGAATCCAGGCGGGTCTGCACCATGTCGCCGTCAAACAATGCGGCCGACTTGGGAACCGTGCTGCCGTTGACCCAGGCAGTGCCGTTGGAATAGAGCATTGCCGATGCTGAGTCCACCGCCAATAAATGCGCAGGAAGCAACATCGCCAGCACTATACTTAACGCAGACCGCAGCGCTGTCTGTGACATGGTCAAACTCACTCCTGCAATGCTCACGATTTCCGATAATCCTATTCCGCAACTCGTTTGCAGTCAATCATGTTGTTGAACTTCTGAATATTTTTTCCCAGTTACTTCAGTCCGCAACCTGCCGTTCGGTTTTCGCATCTGCCGATCCTTCACGATGCTGAGTTCTTTTGCCAGCACTGGCACGAGCGCTTGCGTGAAAGCCACTCGATGCCGAAGCCAGCGTCCCGGGTACGGCAGCTCAAGATGATTTCCATCCCAATTCGCTCGTCGCCGCGAGCGTCGGACATTTGCCTCGATCGAACGTACAACAGTAACAATGCACTTCGGACGAAGCCGCTCCATCACTCTACTGAGGCGCAGTTCCCCATCCTGGCATGTTCTCTTGCGCCGCCTGGGTTCCATGCGATCAACGGGAATCCCACAAAGATCGACCAGATAGCAACCGAGTGCCTGAAACGATGCCAGAAAATCAGTTTCCTTGATCCCGGGGAATGCAATCTCAAACGCGTCTCGAATGGCGCGATACAGTCCGGAGTCGGCGCGATAGAAAAATCTTCCGGAAGCCGGAGGCGACTCGCCGACAAACAATATCCGCACGTCCGCTGGACGATAGCGCCTCCGCAGGCGCTCTCGGGCCAGGCTCGCACTACGACTGGTAAGCGATTGCTTCTTCATGTTCCCTGATTAACTCTACTTCGTCGCCCACACGAATCTCGCCCCCGCGAACCACGTAACAGTTCAGCGCGAGCTTGCCATCGAATTTTCGGACGATTTCTCGGAGAACGCGATGGTCCTCCTTCAGAGTGTCCGGATCGAACGTCGTCATTACGCAGCGCATGCGCAGATCGACAACTCCGATTCGTACCTCTCCAATGCGGAGAATTTGGCCAGGCCACGTTCGCTCAGCCAGGCCCTCAACTCCGCCGATGACAATGTTCGGCCGCAGACGTCTGCTGTCATGGCCAAAGGCGGCAATGGCCCCGTCACTCGCGACCAGCAAGGGCAGGATGTCAAATCGGTCGGTAGAATCGTCGCGCACCAGCCTTGCGCCCGGTCCGACGATATCGACGACACCTTGCAAAACGTGCGCATCACTCCACGGCAAACCTTCCACCACGGGTTCGCCTGAGGAATCCAAGGTGGCATGGTGACCCAACAGTTTGGGATGAGTCCGAGAAGTGATGACCCGACCGCGGCTGTCTTCAACATGCACCACGCGGTCTCCGGCAATGCCGAGAGGACCGACCATGGCCGACCCAATCCGCTCGCCGGCCATGGACTTCACGGGATAACGCCAGATTTCAGCGACGTACATGCAGGCCCTTTCGAGGACATAAGCCATCCACCCCGATGCCCGGTTACGCGACTTTCCGCTTGTTCGTAGCCAAGTCGCCGTCCACTTTCTCTGCGTGGAATCGCAACATGTTTTCCGCGATCGCTTCGAGGCTATCCTCCACCGCAAAATGGCCGGAGTCCAGGCGGTGCATCTCCGCGTTCGGCAGGTCTTTCAGAAACGCTTCTCCGCCTTCGGGCGTGAAGAACAGATCGTTCTGCCCCCAGAAGATCAGCGTCTTCGGCTGTTTCTCGCGCAGAAACTTCTGCCACGCCGGATACAGTTCAACGTTCTTTCGGTAGTCGTAGAACAGATCGAGTTGGACGCGCCGCGAATTCGGACGCGCCATGAAGTGGGCGTCCATCTGCCAGTTGTCCGGGCTGATCAGTTCAGGATTCTTGTGTCCGTGCAGGTAAACCGCCTTGATCGTGTCCGGTGCCAGCAATCCTTCGACGCCTTGCTCGGTTTCAGGCGTGCGATTCTTCCACAGAGAGTGACGCAGCCCACCCCAGGCGTCGCTGAAGCCGACTTCGTAAGCGTTGGTGTTCTGGATGATGAGCCAGTCCAAGGCGTCCGGCTGGCGCGTCATGATTCGGAAGCCGACCGGGCCGCCGTAGTCCTGCACCAACATCCCGTAGTGAGCAAAGCCTTTGGCTTGCAGAAAATGTTCGGTCACGTCCGCGAGTTTGTCGAAGGTGTAATCGAAGCTAGCCGGGTCGGGCATGTCGCTGTTGCCGAACCCGGGGTAGTCGGGAGCGACCACGTGAAAGCGGTCAGCGAGCGCGGGAATGAGATTGCGGTACTGGTGGGACGATGCCGGCCAGCCGTGCAGCAGCACCAGTTTGGGATTGGATGGATTGCCCGCTTCGCGGTACGCGATGTTCAGGCCGTCGACGAGTAAGCTTTGATACGTAACCTTGTTTGCGTTTGCCATGGAGATCTCCTTCATAACTTCTTGTCAGCCCGGCGAACCGGTGGATGGTTTGCAGTAATTTTCGATTCTGGCGATTGGATTCGGTCAACCCGCGGAGGTTCCCGCGAAAAGGTGTAATCTGCCTTACATTGCGCGAGCAACGATCTTGCCTGTGAACAGGATGTGAGCGTGACCGCGAGACGAGCCGTCGAATCCAAAAGTGGTCCCGAAATTACTTCGCTCTCCGCGATTGACTTGTTCGAGGGACTGCCAGAGTCCCGCTTGCAGGCAGTCGAAAAACAAAGTGAGGTTTGCGAAGTTCGCGCGGGGCATGTGTTCTTCCGCACGGGTGAGAGTGGACAGGTCTTGTATCTACTGGAGAAAGGATCCGTTCAGACCTTTCGAACCTCCGGTTCGAAGAAGTTGATCATAGCTGATCTCAAGCCTCCTGCGGTGTTTGGAGAAATGGCGTGTGTCGGTAGTTGCATTTACCACTGCTGCGCGCACGCGACCATGCCATCACGGGTGCGCGTCATATCCCGGAACAATCTAGAGGCTCTCCTCGACGAATATCCCATTGTGGCGCGGCGGCTTCTGGACCTGGTCAGCCAGCGCTTCGTCAGCGTGTTGGTCGATCTGGATGCGACCTCGTTTCAGCACTTGATTCCACGTCTGGCGAAGCTGCTGCTCCAAAGGGCTGAGGGAGACTTCGTTCGCAACCTGACCCACAAAGAAATCGCGGAGCACCTGCGCGTATACCGGGAGTCGGCGACGGCCGCGTTAGGTGAACTCAAGAAGGCTGGGATCATCTCCGTCGAACGGAAGCAGATTCACATTCTGCATCGACCGCGCCTGGAGCGGGCCGCGCGCGAGTAACGCAGGCAAGTACTCTGAGCTAGTTCTTGGCGGCTTCTGAAGGCTTGATCGTAATCGGCACATCCACCGTACCGATCTTCTGGCTCCCACGGTCGATCACTCCCAGTCGCAATGTGTACGAGCCCGGTTTCAGAGTCAGTTCCTGGTGCGCGGGGAAACCGGTCTGCATGATCTGTTTGTAGACGGCGGGCAAAAAATCGGCTTCCATCGTGTCCGTCGAAAAGCCCGCACTCTTGAAATCCCGATCCCAGGCAACCGACATGAAATCGACCGCTGCATGCTTTTTCTGATCGGCTGTGTCCGCGAAACTGATGTCATGGGAATCGACCGCGTAGTCAATTCGTACCGTCTTGTGCTCGCTGTCGGGAAGCAGTACTTGCGCCTTCACCAGCAGCATGGTCGACGCGGGTACCATCGGCTGGATCGCCGTGGCCAGCGCCCGCGCCGCTTCATCTCCGGTGAATGGTTTTTCTTCGTTGGCGTAGTATCCGCGTCGGAAGGTCAACTTGTATCCCTTCTGCGCGAGTTTGACGTCGATCTTGCGATACTGGCCATCCCATTTGTGATTTTCAGGAGAATACGCCAGCGTGTAGTAATCGGATCCCTGTTGCAGACCGTGCAGCAAGGCGTCGTCGACGGCATTGTTTCCATAGAAAGCCTTGCCGCCGGTCTCGCGAGCGAGATCGTCTTCCGCAAAGGTGTCCTGGGCCACTCCCAGGCCTTTTACGTCGACCGGGTAAACGGCAATTTGCGCCGCCGCCAGGAGGGTGGCGGTTTCCTGTACTTCCGGGGAGTAGTGCCCTCCGATACCCGCCTTGTTGTTGGTGACATATTCTGCGTCCAGGCGAAGGGGGAAATGACCAGACAGCCAGAGCAAGTTTTTTCTGCCGGAGAATCCTGAGACGGATCGCGCGATCGCGTTCAACGTGGCAAGAGTGAGCCTAAAGCGGACGTCACCAGCTATTTCGGCGAACGCTCCGAGGCCGGAGTCGAAGGACTGACCGAGTGCACTTCCAGTGGTGATGTCCGGCATCTGCGCTGTCGTGGACGGGCCACTGAGTTGACCGGACAGCCTGTCCGGCGTAGTCACCGACACTTCAGGACTCAACGACTTGCTCGCCGCGATCAGAGCGTC
It encodes the following:
- a CDS encoding alpha/beta hydrolase, whose translation is MKEISMANANKVTYQSLLVDGLNIAYREAGNPSNPKLVLLHGWPASSHQYRNLIPALADRFHVVAPDYPGFGNSDMPDPASFDYTFDKLADVTEHFLQAKGFAHYGMLVQDYGGPVGFRIMTRQPDALDWLIIQNTNAYEVGFSDAWGGLRHSLWKNRTPETEQGVEGLLAPDTIKAVYLHGHKNPELISPDNWQMDAHFMARPNSRRVQLDLFYDYRKNVELYPAWQKFLREKQPKTLIFWGQNDLFFTPEGGEAFLKDLPNAEMHRLDSGHFAVEDSLEAIAENMLRFHAEKVDGDLATNKRKVA
- a CDS encoding VWA domain-containing protein, giving the protein MKLLTATFLALVLFSLLIPAGSAEEKPSTTAPDSVPTFRAQTRVVLVDVIVTDSKGQFVPGLKVEDFTVQENHKAQKISGFNVYRYEAPKALPPMQLPPNQYTNFTQQAPGGAVTILMLDTLNTERLEQAYARKAMAQLLRRLPPGQRVGLFILSDKPHLVQGFTSSSDALIAASKSLSPEVSVTTPDRLSGQLSGPSTTAQMPDITTGSALGQSFDSGLGAFAEIAGDVRFRLTLATLNAIARSVSGFSGRKNLLWLSGHFPLRLDAEYVTNNKAGIGGHYSPEVQETATLLAAAQIAVYPVDVKGLGVAQDTFAEDDLARETGGKAFYGNNAVDDALLHGLQQGSDYYTLAYSPENHKWDGQYRKIDVKLAQKGYKLTFRRGYYANEEKPFTGDEAARALATAIQPMVPASTMLLVKAQVLLPDSEHKTVRIDYAVDSHDISFADTADQKKHAAVDFMSVAWDRDFKSAGFSTDTMEADFLPAVYKQIMQTGFPAHQELTLKPGSYTLRLGVIDRGSQKIGTVDVPITIKPSEAAKN
- the rodA gene encoding rod shape-determining protein RodA; its protein translation is MSRYVSYRDFDWVLMTFVLIICALGVLQIHSATEHTKFAGAHIRQIYWVVAGVGAMFLVSLINYQALLERIHWIYIAALASLISVLLFGQKYLGARRWIKLPGNVHFQPSEWVKLILILAVAKYFSDLQQRELAWSDFIKAGLIVGFPMLMVLAQPDLGTALTFIPIAVMALFLGGLRLGQALPVVLIGAVLIGAVFFSDRVHVLKPYQKERLTSFLNPDADRQGSGYQVNQSLIAVGSGGIWGSSQGSQTHLAFLPVPQTDFIFAAFAEEHGFVGALGVLLLYFIVLMRLTQNAQTAPDRAGAFLVMGVVAVLSFHILVNVGMVVGFMPVTGIPLPLMSYGGSSVLFMFLALGMVMNVRMRRFVN
- a CDS encoding MOSC N-terminal beta barrel domain-containing protein, with product MYVAEIWRYPVKSMAGERIGSAMVGPLGIAGDRVVHVEDSRGRVITSRTHPKLLGHHATLDSSGEPVVEGLPWSDAHVLQGVVDIVGPGARLVRDDSTDRFDILPLLVASDGAIAAFGHDSRRLRPNIVIGGVEGLAERTWPGQILRIGEVRIGVVDLRMRCVMTTFDPDTLKEDHRVLREIVRKFDGKLALNCYVVRGGEIRVGDEVELIREHEEAIAYQS
- a CDS encoding Crp/Fnr family transcriptional regulator gives rise to the protein MTARRAVESKSGPEITSLSAIDLFEGLPESRLQAVEKQSEVCEVRAGHVFFRTGESGQVLYLLEKGSVQTFRTSGSKKLIIADLKPPAVFGEMACVGSCIYHCCAHATMPSRVRVISRNNLEALLDEYPIVARRLLDLVSQRFVSVLVDLDATSFQHLIPRLAKLLLQRAEGDFVRNLTHKEIAEHLRVYRESATAALGELKKAGIISVERKQIHILHRPRLERAARE
- a CDS encoding Rne/Rng family ribonuclease; protein product: MNKELYVTSTPHETKVGIVEDDLLAEVYLELENEYTLAGSIYKGRVTRVLPGMQSAFVDIGLERDAFLYVSDFMDLEQQDEDLDEPIPAGRPAGEGRPPRNSEQASPSGETRSFNSSSQVASEPAEGGAQDESLESSNGTNGAREPRGFRGRRRRRGRTGERDRGERTEPRAERAPERDRAPVEARPSRPAVPESRVGRDYDYGPPAGYQPIILPGESISKYRQQPQAASPRAEAPVQERPVPTSVAGNFPDDEPIFAAVEPLHEQHEHVAPTETYEDVQETVSSAPSEVFEPREVASASLPDIAHEEHFRSIVEIPVGHMEEQEIEEEEADLDAYAEELEDDAAFEELEEETRAAGDTHISAGEQQHVSTEHQDREHDEHEEFHEEHELGAQPVAEGAAQEVHEAGSEHPEAAVEESEIEAEELELEEAQEEAEALLEAEAIGAGTLDASAEVRTSPGEARLQRAQRPAPAFDRHRGRRGGRRFKRRENTVVPQISELLKEGQEILVQIAKEPIGKKGARITSHIALPGRFLVFMPTVNHTGVSRKIASEEERLRLKRIIQSERENGHGGFIVRTAAQGASDEELRADIRFLKNLWNEIKSRSDSGKSPALIYHDLNVVERVLRDQVTSDFSVIWVDTESEYERILRFANRFQPALVKRVKLYTKETPLYEQFGLNEEINKALKSKVWLKSGGYIVINQTEALVAIDVNTGKYVGKTSRLEDTIVKTNVDAIKEIVRQVRLRDLGGIIIIDFIDMDERRNRQKVMQALEEALRADRAPSKVLQFNDFGLVAITRKRVKQSLERTIGTSCPYCQATGYVKSVNTVCNEIYVEMRKISKQIEHTDAMLRVNPEVAKSLKANNARLLNEMEEMIKKTIIIKSDPALHQEQFDIH